From Gordonia crocea, the proteins below share one genomic window:
- a CDS encoding DUF4190 domain-containing protein yields MTTSETPEESANSTAAAAPQPISLTKDDAATASVPIPGDAAAGVVQTPAEAVYYSDQQSYPAQGYPAGSPQQQASYPPVEPQPAQYGAPASYAPAPDQYAAAYGSAYGTPAYSGYGAAYPTRSSTNGMAIAALIVGLVGFVLTICFVFSGVITGTIALILGAVALKQINNSPGGTSDGGSKVMAIVGLVLGSLQLLGSIVVIVVLIVASVSG; encoded by the coding sequence GTGACCACCTCAGAGACACCGGAAGAGTCGGCGAACTCCACTGCGGCCGCCGCGCCACAGCCGATCAGCCTCACCAAAGACGACGCCGCGACGGCATCGGTGCCGATCCCCGGCGATGCCGCCGCGGGGGTTGTGCAGACGCCGGCCGAGGCCGTCTACTACTCCGATCAGCAGAGCTACCCGGCCCAGGGGTATCCCGCCGGCAGTCCGCAGCAGCAGGCCTCCTACCCGCCCGTTGAACCGCAACCCGCCCAATACGGCGCCCCGGCTTCCTATGCCCCCGCTCCGGACCAATACGCAGCGGCCTACGGGTCCGCGTACGGGACACCGGCCTACTCGGGCTACGGCGCCGCCTATCCGACCAGGTCGTCGACCAACGGCATGGCGATTGCCGCGCTGATCGTGGGCCTCGTCGGTTTCGTTCTCACGATCTGTTTCGTCTTCAGCGGTGTCATCACCGGGACGATCGCACTGATTCTCGGTGCCGTCGCGCTCAAGCAGATCAACAACTCTCCGGGAGGCACGTCGGATGGCGGTAGCAAAGTCATGGCCATCGTCGGCCTCGTTTTGGGCAGCCTTCAGTTGCTCGGGTCCATCGTGGTCATCGTGGTGCTCATCGTTGCCTCGGTTTCCGGCTGA